One window of the Benincasa hispida cultivar B227 chromosome 3, ASM972705v1, whole genome shotgun sequence genome contains the following:
- the LOC120073344 gene encoding pentatricopeptide repeat-containing protein At3g23020 has protein sequence MLVKMQYLDTPCFHGLGSTLRATIVGASVSPPDNLVPISKKHKDWWILECPNRVLKKVGGVQKSTNDNGRRRQEIRLKKVSKMEERETQKKNRHLGYRDAGEDGNGSVEKVHSKCSTKWLSYGGCIPAILQALDEVSDLDEALKPWKDKLNNKERSIILKEQTSWERALEIFEWFNMTGCYEVNVIHYNIVLGILGKAQKWRLVESLWMEMNKKGIKPINSTYGTLIDVYSKGGFKEEALVWLERMNEQGMKPDEVTMGIVVQLYKKVGEFQKAESFFKKWSSSNSMKCEITNKKKVASVKVESSLHPPSVSLSTYTYNTLIDTYGKAGQLQEASTTFESMLKEGVAPTTVTFNTMIHICGNHGQLKEVTFLMQKMEELQCPPDTRTYNILISLHAKHDNIDLASYYFAEMEEAGLQPDIVSYRTLLYAYSIRHMVVEAEKLVTKMDERGLEIDEFTQSALTRMYIDAGMLEKSWSWFWRFHLAGHMSSECYSANIDAYGERGCILEAERVFVSCQEEKKSTVLEFNVMIKAYGVVKDYAKAQKLFDSMESNGVTPDKYSYSSLIQILVGADMPATALAYLKKMQLAGLVSDCFQYSMVISSFSKLGHLKMVDKLYREMVKHGVQPDIIVYGVLINAFADTGNVKEAISYVNAMKQDGLSGNTVIYNSLIKLYTKVGYLKEAQEAYNMLEQTDDGPTVYSSNCMIDLYSERSMVKEAEAIFESLKRKGEANEFTFAMMLCMYKKIGRIQEAICIARQMKERGLLTDLLSFNNMISLYAMDGRFKEAVSIFEEMMKAAIQPDECTYKSLGAVLLKCGVSKQAVSKLEVAAKKDAQSGLQAWVSVLSSVVGMNVKEDDL, from the coding sequence ATGTTGGTGAAGATGCAGTATTTGGATACGCCCTGCTTTCATGGACTGGGTTCAACCCTTAGGGCAACCATCGTAGGAGCCTCAGTTTCTCCTCCTGATAATCTCGTTCCCATTTCCAAGAAGCACAAGGACTGGTGGATTCTTGAATGTCCGAACAGAGTGTTAAAGAAGGTTGGTGGAGTTCAAAAATCCACTAATGATAACGGTCGTCGCCGGCAGGAAAttcggttgaaaaaagtgagtAAAATGGAGGAACGAGAAACCCAGAAAAAGAATCGCCATTTGGGTTATAGAGATGCGGGAGAAGATGGAAATGGGTCGGTGGAAAAAGTGCACTCAAAGTGTTCGACGAAATGGCTATCGTATGGTGGATGCATACCGGCGATTTTGCAAGCCTTGGATGAGGTAAGTGACCTGGACGAAGCACTGAAGCCTTGGAAAGATAAGCTTAACAATAAGGAAAGGAGTATTATTTTGAAAGAACAAACCAGTTGGGAGAGGGCTTTGGAGATTTTTGAGTGGTTTAATATGACCGGTTGCTATGAAGTGAATGTGATTCACTATAATATTGTACTTGGGATTCTTGGGAAGGCCCAAAAATGGAGGCTAGTTGAGAGTTTGTGGATGGAAATGAATAAAAAGGGGATTAAACCAATAAATTCGACTTATGGGACATTGATTGATGTTTACAGCAAAGGAGGGTTTAAAGAAGAAGCGTTGGTTTGGCTCGAGAGGATGAATGAACAAGGAATGAAACCTGATGAGGTTACCATGGGAATTGTTGTTCAACTGTATAAGAAGGTCGGTGAGTTTCAGAAGGCTGAAAGTTTCTTCAAGAAGTGGTCATCAAGTAACTCAATGAAATGTGAGATTACCAACAAGAAGAAAGTAGCTTCTGTTAAAGTTGAGAGTTCCCTGCACCCTCCTAGTGTTAGTTTGAGCACCTATACGTATAATACATTGATCGACACATATGGGAAGGCTGGACAGCTACAAGAAGCCTCTACAACTTTTGAAAGTATGCTAAAGGAAGGAGTTGCCCCGACAACTGTGACTTTCAATACTATGATTCACATTTGTGGAAATCATGGCCAATTGAAAGAAGTGACATTTCTAATGCAGAAGATGGAAGAGCTTCAGTGCCCACCTGATACAAGAACATACAATATCCTCATTTCTCTTCATGCTAAGCATGATAATATTGACTTAGCTTCATACTATTTTGCAGAGATGGAGGAGGCCGGTCTTCAACCAGATATAGTGAGTTACCGCACTCTTTTGTATGCTTACTCTATAAGGCATATGGTGGTGGAGGCTGAAAAACTTGTAACCAAAATGGACGAAAGAGGCCTTGAGATTGATGAATTCACCCAATCTGCATTGACCCGCATGTATATTGATGCAGGAATGCTTGAAAAGTCATGGTCATGGTTCTGGAGATTTCATCTTGCAGGGCATATGAGCTCTGAGTGTTATTCTGCCAATATTGATGCATATGGAGAGCGTGGGTGCATTTTAGAAGCAGAGAGAGTTTTCGTTAGCTGCCAAGAAGAAAAGAAGTCCACTGTCCTTGAGTTTAATGTGATGATTAAAGCCTATGGTGTGGTAAAGGATTATGCCAAAGCACAAAAACTATTTGACAGTATGGAGAGTAATGGTGTCACTCCTGACAAATATAGTTATAGTTCTCTGATACAGATATTGGTTGGTGCTGACATGCCGGCCACGGCACTTGCTTATCTAAAGAAGATGCAGTTAGCCGGATTAGTAAGTGATTGCTTTCAATATTCAATGGTTATATCGAGCTTTTCAAAATTGGGTCATTTAAAAATGGTGGATAAACTATATAGAGAGATGGTCAAACATGGTGTGCAGCCTGACATCATTGTTTATGGTGTGTTGATAAATGCTTTTGCTGATACGGGAAATGTTAAAGAAGCTATTAGTTATGTGAATGCGATGAAACAAGATGGTTTGTCTGGTAACACAGTGATATATAACTCCTTGATAAAACTCTATACCAAAGTTGGCTACCTCAAAGAAGCACAGGAAGCATACAATATGCTTGAACAAACAGATGATGGTCCAACTGTATACTCTTCAAATTGTATGATCGACCTTTATAGTGAACGTTCGATGGTTAAAGAAGCCGAAGCGATATTTGAGAGCTTGAAGAGAAAGGGAGAAGCAAACGAGTTCACTTTTGCTATGATGTTGTGCATGTACAAGAAAATTGGAAGAATACAGGAAGCCATTTGTATTGCTAGACAGATGAAGGAACGAGGACTTTTAACAGATTTGTTGAGCTTCAATAACATGATCAGTTTATATGCAATGGATGGACGATTCAAAGAGGCTGTTAGTATATTCGAAGAGATGATGAAAGCTGCTATTCAACCTGATGAATGCACATATAAATCGCTTGGGGCCGTTCTATTAAAATGTGGAGTTTCAAAGCAGGCTGTCAGCAAGTTAGAAGTAGCAGCAAAAAAGGATGCCCAGAGTGGATTACAAGCATGGGTTTCAGTTCTGTCTTCTGTTGTTGGAATGAATGTTAAGGAAGATGATCTGTAA
- the LOC120073688 gene encoding uncharacterized protein LOC120073688: MSVAKKAMELYMGEKGLLFRLNKFAYASIFIMIGAPQILHDRCKTGFSWLRSKIQLTVIVLKCRLTRLFRIKKDLAKKMKQNRAISQWICLRINNTFRYNAKRRHCHRTKLGF; the protein is encoded by the exons ATGAGCGTGGCGAAGAAGGCAATGGAGTTGTATATGGGAGAAAAAGGTTTGCTGTTTCGGCTCAACAAATTTGCTTATGCTTCCATTTTTATCATGATTGGAG CTCCACAAATTCTTCATGATCGTTGCAAAACAGGGTTCTCTTGG CTGAGGTCAAAGATTCAATTGACTGTTATTGTCCTAAAATGTCGACTCACAAGACTTTTCAGAATCAAGAAGGATCTCGCAAAGAAGATGAAGCAGAATAGGGCAATCTCGCAATGGATCTGCTTGAGAATCAACAACACATTTAGATACAATGCAAAGCGCAGACACTGCCATCGCACCAAGCTAGGGTTTTGA